A portion of the Bacteroidales bacterium genome contains these proteins:
- a CDS encoding ArdC family protein encodes MAELQKNGKIKTANLNDALLEFYSGKKKNQVWMTLEQWQTAGYSVRKGETAQMIWGKKVDKTNKAGEGFSYFPILFVFSNSQVDRTVRNFNSAAIKSETLPQADVASALGPVAGEDLPF; translated from the coding sequence GTGGCCGAACTGCAAAAAAATGGCAAGATCAAGACTGCCAACCTGAATGATGCACTGTTGGAATTCTACTCCGGCAAGAAAAAGAACCAGGTATGGATGACCCTTGAACAATGGCAAACTGCCGGTTACTCCGTTCGCAAAGGCGAAACCGCCCAAATGATCTGGGGCAAGAAGGTCGACAAAACCAACAAAGCGGGTGAAGGTTTCTCCTACTTTCCGATCCTTTTTGTCTTCTCCAATTCACAGGTTGACAGGACAGTGAGAAATTTTAACAGCGCGGCTATAAAATCTGAAACACTTCCCCAAGCTGATGTTGCTTCAGCTTTAGGCCCGGTGGCAGGCGAAGATTTGCCCTTCTAA
- a CDS encoding IS1595 family transposase: MNTYKELIQAFKDLTEVEKQLFVNHLVQQVREDLSIHGIKKDLSLIQGTYCPHCQSQNIYANGKLKAIQRYVCKDCKKNFSERTGTALAWIKKQHLWPIYVRNMFEGYSLEKCAKLTGISKQTSFDWRHKILSSLRSLSPKEFSGISEIDDIFFNYSEKGSRNLEREARKRGNDHIQQGISHDKVTVLVTCDRQKHKDLQVIKRGRIRKTDIDSAIGDRLDKEATVCTDSHRSFTGYAKDKGLKHKQIHVRKGQYVKDKIYHLQNVNQTTSGLKNWIRRFNGVSTKYLQNYMSWYMVLEQIKNKEFKIKEFATAALVSNQAWPLFKTVCNSYVI, translated from the coding sequence ATGAATACATATAAAGAACTAATTCAGGCATTTAAAGATCTCACAGAGGTCGAAAAGCAACTTTTTGTGAATCACTTAGTTCAGCAGGTTAGGGAAGACTTAAGCATACATGGTATCAAGAAAGATCTTTCACTAATTCAAGGGACTTATTGTCCTCATTGTCAAAGCCAAAATATTTATGCAAACGGCAAGCTTAAGGCTATTCAACGATACGTATGCAAAGATTGTAAAAAGAATTTTAGCGAACGGACGGGGACGGCTTTAGCCTGGATTAAAAAACAACATTTATGGCCAATTTATGTAAGGAATATGTTTGAGGGATATTCCCTTGAAAAATGCGCTAAACTAACAGGGATTTCAAAACAAACTTCTTTTGACTGGCGCCATAAAATTCTGAGTTCGCTTCGTTCACTGTCTCCGAAAGAATTTTCCGGGATTAGTGAAATCGATGATATTTTCTTCAACTATTCGGAAAAAGGTTCCAGAAACCTTGAGAGGGAGGCCAGGAAAAGAGGTAATGATCACATACAGCAAGGAATTTCACATGACAAAGTAACTGTACTGGTAACTTGTGACAGGCAAAAGCATAAAGATCTTCAGGTTATAAAGCGGGGTAGGATCAGAAAGACGGACATTGACAGTGCAATTGGAGACCGATTAGATAAAGAAGCTACCGTATGCACGGATAGTCATAGAAGCTTTACAGGGTATGCTAAAGACAAAGGATTAAAGCATAAACAAATCCATGTAAGAAAAGGCCAATATGTTAAGGATAAAATTTATCATCTACAGAATGTAAATCAAACAACGAGTGGTTTAAAGAACTGGATAAGAAGATTTAATGGTGTATCGACAAAATACTTGCAAAATTATATGAGCTGGTATATGGTATTAGAGCAAATAAAAAACAAGGAGTTTAAAATCAAAGAGTTTGCTACCGCTGCTCTAGTATCAAACCAGGCTTGGCCTTTATTTAAAACAGTTTGTAATTCATATGTTATTTAG
- a CDS encoding flavin reductase family protein, which yields MLRIIPGETPHPKMHQYLLGSIAPRPIAFASTVDARGNPNLSPFSFFNVFGYNPTTLIFSPSRRGRDNSTKNTLENAKSVPEVVINVVTYDMVNQASLASTEYPPGVDEFIKAGFSKLPSELVRPFRVKESPVQMECRVRDIIETGSGGGAANLIICEILIMHVNEDILGDDGMIDQQKIRLVGRLGKDYYVRAFGDALFEVEKPLQRMGIGIDALPEKIRNSRVLTGNDLGQLGNVENLPNAEEIRAIQENPEIKELIETSLDISTELNRLALNYLQTGHAYEALKLLMLINL from the coding sequence ATGCTACGAATTATCCCAGGTGAGACACCCCATCCGAAAATGCACCAGTACTTGCTTGGCAGCATCGCACCGCGTCCCATTGCTTTTGCCAGTACGGTGGATGCCAGGGGGAATCCGAACCTTTCCCCATTCAGCTTTTTTAATGTCTTTGGGTATAACCCCACTACGCTCATCTTTTCCCCTTCGAGACGGGGACGCGATAACAGTACAAAAAATACGCTTGAGAATGCAAAGAGTGTACCTGAAGTTGTAATTAACGTCGTTACCTATGATATGGTCAACCAGGCCAGTCTGGCTAGTACGGAATACCCGCCGGGCGTCGACGAATTCATTAAGGCAGGTTTTTCTAAATTACCTTCTGAACTGGTACGACCGTTCAGGGTTAAAGAGTCCCCGGTGCAAATGGAATGCCGTGTCAGGGATATTATTGAAACCGGCAGCGGGGGAGGGGCAGCGAACCTGATCATCTGTGAGATCCTGATTATGCACGTCAATGAGGATATTCTTGGCGATGACGGGATGATCGACCAGCAGAAGATCAGGCTGGTAGGCAGGCTGGGTAAGGATTACTATGTCAGGGCATTCGGCGATGCGCTCTTTGAAGTTGAAAAACCATTGCAGCGGATGGGAATCGGGATTGATGCCCTGCCTGAGAAGATACGCAACAGCCGCGTTCTCACAGGAAATGACCTGGGGCAGCTCGGTAACGTGGAAAATTTACCAAATGCAGAAGAAATAAGAGCTATTCAAGAAAATCCTGAAATTAAAGAATTAATCGAGACTTCCTTAGATATCTCAACCGAGTTGAACAGGCTGGCATTAAATTACCTTCAGACCGGGCATGCCTATGAAGCATTGAAGCTACTGATGCTTATAAATCTATAA
- the fahA gene encoding fumarylacetoacetase, translating to MMRSWISILDNSDFSIYNIPFGIFSHGNSDPRPATRIGDTVVDLSVLADFGYFDDLGIDDLTVFYQPYLNEFIALGKLVTSKVRNRLGELFLETNDDLKANQEACALALHPIESVTMHMPVKVGNYTDFYASEQHAYNVGVMFRDPKNALLPNWKHLPVGYHGRASSIVVSGTPIYRPSGQTKADDQESPVFGPSGQLDFELEIGFVIGRNSELGSSIKTSETEEYIFGLVLFNDLSARDIQKWEYVPLGPFLSKNFGSVISPWIVTLEAVEPFRTPGPLQLPKVLPYLQYDGSKHFDINLEVFIEPGSQRSAVSGQRSVNDNRQSTILSISNLKYLYWNFSQMLAHHTVNGCNVEVGDICASGTISGPGEDSFGSMLELAWKGTKPITMPDGSKRSFIEDYDSVVMHGYGEKNGVRVGFGECRMQILPAK from the coding sequence ATGATGAGATCCTGGATATCAATACTGGATAATTCTGATTTTTCTATTTATAATATTCCATTCGGGATATTCAGTCACGGAAATAGTGATCCAAGGCCTGCTACCCGGATCGGAGATACCGTCGTTGACCTTTCCGTTCTGGCCGATTTTGGATATTTCGATGATCTCGGTATTGATGACCTTACTGTCTTTTATCAACCTTACCTGAATGAATTCATTGCCCTTGGAAAGCTTGTCACCAGCAAAGTACGAAACCGGCTCGGGGAACTATTCCTTGAAACGAACGATGACCTTAAGGCAAACCAGGAAGCATGCGCATTGGCCTTGCATCCTATTGAATCTGTGACCATGCACATGCCTGTTAAAGTGGGGAATTATACTGATTTCTATGCCAGTGAGCAGCATGCCTACAATGTCGGCGTGATGTTCCGTGATCCCAAAAATGCACTTTTGCCGAACTGGAAACATCTCCCGGTTGGTTATCATGGCCGTGCCTCTTCAATTGTCGTCAGCGGAACTCCTATCTATCGTCCTTCGGGGCAAACAAAGGCTGATGACCAGGAATCACCTGTATTTGGTCCAAGCGGACAACTCGACTTTGAACTGGAAATTGGATTTGTCATCGGGCGTAATTCCGAGTTAGGCTCTTCAATCAAAACTTCAGAAACAGAAGAGTATATATTTGGTTTGGTGTTGTTTAATGATTTGTCGGCCCGTGATATTCAGAAATGGGAATACGTTCCGCTAGGTCCATTTCTAAGTAAAAATTTCGGGTCGGTCATCTCACCCTGGATAGTTACACTTGAAGCCGTGGAACCCTTCAGGACACCCGGCCCTCTCCAGTTGCCTAAAGTTTTGCCATATTTGCAATATGATGGCAGTAAGCATTTCGATATTAATCTTGAGGTTTTTATTGAGCCGGGAAGTCAGCGGTCGGCGGTCAGCGGTCAGCGATCTGTTAATGACAATCGACAATCGACAATTTTAAGCATCTCCAACCTGAAGTACTTATACTGGAACTTTTCCCAGATGCTGGCGCATCATACCGTGAACGGCTGCAATGTCGAAGTGGGTGATATCTGCGCTTCCGGCACTATCAGCGGCCCTGGGGAAGACTCTTTCGGATCCATGCTTGAACTGGCCTGGAAAGGCACAAAGCCCATTACAATGCCGGATGGCAGTAAAAGGAGTTTTATTGAGGATTATGATTCGGTGGTGATGCATGGCTATGGAGAGAAGAATGGTGTTCGCGTGGGATTCGGGGAATGCCGCATGCAAATCCTGCCGGCAAAATGA
- the hppD gene encoding 4-hydroxyphenylpyruvate dioxygenase: MNKDFLPINGTDYVEFYVGNAKQAAYYYQLAFGFQPLAYKGLETGDKEKTSYVLVQDKIRFVFTTSLVPDSPVSEHVKMHGDGVKVIALWVDDAAGAFHETVKRGAKPYMQPAVEEDKNGRVVRSGIHTYGETVHIFVERKDYNGPFLPGFIKWEPTYRAEPLGLKYVDHMVGNVGWGEMNQWAKFYAEVMGFSQLVSFDDKDISTEYTALMSKVMANGNGRIKFPLNEPAEGKKKSQIEEYIDFYRGPGVQHVAMSTDNIIRTVSELRRRGVEFLYVPDIYYEDVLSRVGEIDEDLKPLKELNILIDRDDEGYLLQIFTKPVEDRPTVFYEIIQRKGAKSFGKGNFKALFESIEREQEKRGTL, from the coding sequence ATGAATAAAGACTTTCTGCCTATCAACGGCACCGATTATGTTGAGTTTTATGTCGGAAATGCCAAACAGGCTGCTTACTATTATCAGTTGGCTTTTGGGTTTCAGCCATTGGCATACAAAGGACTTGAAACAGGGGATAAGGAGAAAACCTCCTATGTGCTGGTTCAGGATAAGATCCGGTTTGTATTTACTACATCACTTGTACCTGATTCCCCGGTCAGTGAACATGTGAAAATGCATGGCGATGGGGTAAAGGTGATCGCTTTATGGGTCGATGATGCTGCAGGCGCTTTCCACGAAACGGTTAAAAGAGGCGCTAAACCTTATATGCAGCCTGCTGTTGAAGAGGATAAAAATGGCAGGGTGGTCAGGTCAGGGATTCATACTTATGGTGAAACCGTTCATATCTTCGTTGAGAGAAAAGATTATAACGGTCCTTTCCTTCCGGGATTCATTAAATGGGAGCCCACATACAGGGCAGAACCATTGGGATTAAAGTATGTAGATCATATGGTCGGTAACGTGGGATGGGGAGAAATGAACCAATGGGCTAAATTTTATGCTGAAGTGATGGGATTTTCCCAACTGGTTTCTTTCGATGACAAAGACATTTCAACTGAATACACCGCCCTGATGTCGAAGGTAATGGCAAATGGTAACGGGCGCATCAAATTCCCGCTGAATGAACCAGCCGAAGGCAAAAAGAAATCACAAATTGAGGAGTATATCGACTTTTACCGGGGCCCTGGCGTTCAGCATGTCGCCATGTCCACGGATAATATTATTCGCACTGTCAGTGAATTAAGAAGGAGAGGGGTCGAATTCTTATATGTCCCCGATATTTATTATGAAGATGTGCTTTCAAGGGTAGGGGAGATCGATGAGGACCTTAAACCGCTTAAAGAACTGAATATCCTTATCGACCGGGATGACGAAGGTTACCTGCTCCAGATCTTCACTAAGCCGGTGGAAGACAGGCCAACAGTGTTCTATGAGATTATTCAGCGAAAAGGGGCAAAATCATTCGGTAAAGGCAACTTTAAGGCGTTGTTTGAATCCATTGAACGTGAGCAGGAAAAAAGAGGAACGCTTTGA
- a CDS encoding four helix bundle protein — MGLSDFEIGKWKFGLERKRGKMKRLVELDVYILSEKFSDKIWNDFDKWPEKVQRTIGYQIIRSSDSIAANISEGYGRFTPGDRKLFYRYARGSFEETKTWLRKLIRRKIVNLDDIKEYESLINELGPKLNAFISSTK, encoded by the coding sequence TTGGGGCTGAGTGATTTTGAAATTGGAAAATGGAAATTTGGGTTAGAAAGAAAGAGGGGAAAAATGAAGAGGTTGGTTGAGTTGGATGTTTACATTCTTTCTGAAAAGTTTTCTGATAAAATATGGAATGATTTTGATAAATGGCCGGAAAAAGTTCAACGAACAATTGGTTATCAAATTATTAGGTCTTCAGATAGTATAGCTGCAAATATTTCAGAAGGTTATGGAAGATTTACTCCTGGTGACAGAAAATTGTTTTACCGTTATGCACGAGGGTCATTCGAGGAAACAAAAACATGGTTAAGAAAACTAATCAGAAGGAAAATTGTTAATCTTGATGACATTAAAGAATATGAATCACTTATTAATGAACTTGGTCCTAAACTTAATGCATTCATTAGCAGCACTAAATAA
- a CDS encoding homogentisate 1,2-dioxygenase — MPHYHKLGNIPPKRHIQFRKPDGNLYAEQLVSTEGFSAEYSLVYHNYPPTLVTKIDEPFSIAPEIAIAKNMQHRSFQGFKVNPESDYLKSRKPVLVNDDCYIILAAPEAWGSGQLTVDSRQKSGKTQNSELKTQNSLERKEYYFKNSDAHEMIFVHEGEGVLKTMYGNLSFGYGDHLIIPRGTIYQLEFKTEDNRLFIVESFSPFRFPKKYVNRVGQLLEHAPYYERDIRKPQDLETHDEKGDFVVLIKKQDMIYPYHYASHPFDVVGWDGYHYPYALSIHDFEPITGRIHQPPPVHQTFEANNFVTCAFVPRMYDYHPLSIPIPYNHSNVDSDEVLYYVDGEFMSRKHVERGQITLHPIGIPHGPHPGTVEKSLGQKETHELAVMVDTFRPLKITKQALDIEDGEYYKSWIE, encoded by the coding sequence ATGCCACATTACCATAAACTCGGGAATATACCACCCAAACGCCATATCCAGTTCCGCAAACCGGATGGGAACCTGTATGCCGAGCAACTTGTCTCAACGGAAGGTTTTTCTGCCGAATATTCGCTGGTCTACCACAACTATCCTCCGACCCTGGTTACAAAAATTGATGAACCTTTTTCAATCGCTCCTGAAATAGCCATTGCCAAGAACATGCAACACCGCAGCTTCCAGGGATTCAAAGTAAACCCTGAAAGCGATTACCTGAAGAGCAGGAAGCCGGTTTTGGTTAATGATGACTGCTATATCATTTTGGCAGCGCCTGAGGCATGGGGAAGTGGGCAGTTGACAGTTGACAGTAGGCAGAAGTCAGGAAAAACTCAGAACTCAGAACTCAAAACTCAGAACTCACTTGAGCGGAAGGAATATTACTTTAAAAATTCTGATGCGCATGAGATGATCTTTGTCCATGAAGGTGAAGGAGTTTTAAAAACGATGTATGGCAATCTTTCTTTCGGGTATGGCGACCATCTGATCATCCCAAGAGGTACTATTTATCAGCTTGAGTTCAAAACAGAAGATAACCGGCTGTTTATTGTCGAATCATTCAGCCCGTTCCGGTTTCCAAAAAAATATGTTAACCGCGTCGGGCAGCTTTTGGAGCATGCGCCATACTATGAGCGGGACATCCGCAAGCCACAAGATCTGGAAACTCATGATGAAAAAGGCGATTTCGTTGTACTGATAAAGAAGCAGGATATGATCTATCCATATCATTACGCATCGCATCCCTTTGATGTCGTTGGCTGGGATGGCTATCATTATCCTTATGCCTTATCAATACACGATTTCGAGCCTATTACCGGGCGCATTCATCAGCCGCCTCCTGTCCATCAAACCTTCGAAGCCAACAATTTTGTAACCTGTGCTTTTGTTCCCCGCATGTATGATTATCACCCGCTTTCAATACCAATACCCTATAATCACAGTAATGTTGATTCCGATGAGGTGTTATACTATGTCGATGGAGAATTCATGAGCCGGAAACATGTAGAGAGAGGCCAGATCACCCTTCACCCGATCGGCATACCGCACGGGCCACATCCAGGTACTGTTGAAAAAAGCCTGGGACAAAAGGAAACCCATGAACTGGCTGTGATGGTCGATACTTTCCGGCCGCTGAAAATTACTAAACAAGCATTGGATATTGAGGATGGAGAGTACTATAAAAGTTGGATAGAGTGA